A genomic region of Aspergillus oryzae RIB40 DNA, chromosome 1 contains the following coding sequences:
- a CDS encoding putative MFS transporter (predicted protein), with protein MWLCFALAVADIFLIFFLCPESNFRRPEWDLISTNGLDTTEAEKADGDNEIFFENVPPEAGYTVRQPSLADMIVPIRADRDLNFFRAMVAPLHGLTRPAVIWVVLLYGCALSPQIIFIFTMSSLLEAPPYLFSSVAVGLMEVAALIGFLLACYGGGMLSDLINDHIVRRRGYGQVRAEDRLLSLIPGMAIGPAGCVLLAFFCQNHLHWAAIAVGFGMVSFGSVYTPNIAITYLAHRHQRDAAQCLVLVNVVKNLVAFLFLYEAVEWVQSQGYLQVYLVMFALGVATIAGALPLYLFDGKQYVE; from the exons ATGTGGTTGTGCTTTGCGCTAGCGGTGGCCGATATCTTTCTGATATTCTTCCTGTGTCCCGAGTCTAACTTCCGGCGTCCAGAGTGGGATCTGATCAGTACTAACGGACTCGACACGACAGAGGCGGAAAAGGCGGACGGCGACAACGAGATATTCTTCGAAAATGTGCCCCCAGAGGCGGGCTATACTGTGCGCCAGCCCTCCCTGGCGGATATGATCGTGCCAATCCGCGCCGACCGCGATCTCAATTTCTTTCGGGCCATGGTAGCGCCCCTGCATGGACTGACCCGGCCAGCCGTGATTTGGGTGGTCCTCCTCTACGGATGTGCCCTCAGCCCACAGATTATCTTCAT CTTCACTATGTCCTCCCTCCTGGAAGCGCCCCCCTACCTTttctcctccgtcgccgTCGGCCTAATGGAGGTCGCCGCACTTATCGGCTTTCTCCTAGCCTGCTATGGCGGTGGCATGCTCTCCGACCTCATCAATGACCATATTGTGCGCCGGCGGGGCTACGGGCAGGTTCGCGCCGAGGATCGTCTTCTCTCTCTGATTCCGGGCATGGCAATTGGACCCGCAGGCTGCGTGCTACTGGCCTTTTTCTGCCAGAACCATCTACACTGGGCAGCTATCGCCGTGGGATTCGGAATGGTCTCGTTCGGGTCGGTTTACACTCCCAACATTGCCATCACTTACTTGGCGCACCGACATCAACGGGATGCAGCGCAGTGCTTGGTGCTGGTTAACGTGGTGAAGAACCTAGTAGCTTTTCTGTTCCTGTATGAGGCGGTAGAATGGGTGCAGAGCCAGGGCTATTTACAGGTTTATCTGGTGATGTTTGCACTGGGGGTGGCAACCATCGCAGGGGCTCTGCCACTTTATCTCTTTGACGGGAAGCAGTATGTTGAGTAA
- a CDS encoding sterol desaturase family protein (C-4 sterol methyl oxidase) — MDLHSQLQAAWDHVRTTYKPGTIELTGVIVTQIVGFIIPATLYMLIDVLFPKFSQRHKIQNIRRQPTRQQILHCVQVTMLNHVWVVALYALLVYLTGLDYAFTNQDPVVPPWKTFIVDFTFGLLAREISFYYVHRALHHPSIYAYIHKMHHKYTAPVAFAAEYAHPVEHILANILPLTLPLYLKGAHFLSIVFFFVFELWEAAADHSGYDFLKLPPAELHDLHHEKFRVNYGTIGLMDWIHGTDVVGWDRPKARKVKIAE; from the coding sequence ATGGATCTCCACTCCCAACTGCAGGCCGCCTGGGACCATGTTAGAACAACATACAAACCAGGCACAATCGAACTGACGGGGGTGATCGTAACTCAGATCGTCGGATTTATCATCCCAGCAACACTCTATATGCTGATCGATGTCCTGTTCCCGAAGTTCTCCCAGCGCCACAAGATTCAGAACATCCGCCGACAACCTACCCGCCAGCAAATCCTGCACTGCGTTCAGGTTACGATGCTTAACCACGTTTGGGTAGTGGCCTTGTACGCACTACTCGTTTATCTTACCGGGTTAGACTATGCTTTTACGAACCAAGATCCGGTCGTCCCTCCTTGGAAAACGTTTATCGTGGACTTCACCTTCGGCCTTCTAGCGCGAGAAATATCATTCTACTATGTCCACCGTGCTCTGCATCACCCCAGCATCTACGCATATATTCATAAGATGCACCATAAATACACAGCACCCGTGGCGTTTGCAGCGGAGTACGCCCATCCTGTTGAACATATTCTCGCAAATATCCTGCCGCTCACGCTCCCGCTCTATCTCAAAGGCGCACACTTTTTGTCcatcgttttcttttttgtctttgagCTCTGGGAAGCTGCAGCTGACCACAGCGGGTATGACTTCTTGAAACTGCCACCGGCTGAGCTGCATGACTTGCATCATGAGAAATTTCGCGTGAATTATGGGACTATTGGGTTAATGGACTGGATTCATGGGACTGATGTTGTGGGGTGGGATAGGCCTAAGgcgaggaaggtgaagattgCTGAATGA
- a CDS encoding uncharacterized protein (NAD-dependent histone deacetylases and class I sirtuins (SIR2 family)) produces the protein MTDHPDQPFTGQEYALDDIVKLIKTGKATRIVVLAGAGISTAAGVPDFRSPATGLYDKLAPLKLPFPEAIFHINYFRHTPEPFYAIARARNPKNLQPTISHAFLALLAKKNLLDFVFTQNIDGLELDAGVPAEKVLSCHGNWKSQRCHKCKTPYPDGPMAEAIETGQVPYCQVPDCGGAVKPDVVFFGEPLPAAFEVEEKRVFGADLMIVMGTSLKVAPCARLPRQVKEGTPRLLVNMVQVGDFGTRPSDVCILGSCDDGVRQLADSLGWREELESLWTHAVAGKQVEVNTDDVKTLDECIEELAERMRIAGKISDGHKRMLEKHLEEKFANVLPKPPIS, from the coding sequence ATGACAGACCATCCAGATCAACCGTTCACAGGCCAGGAGTATGCTCTAGATGACATTGTAAAACTCATCAAAACTGGAAAGGCAACCCGTATTGTCGTTCTAGCAGGGGCAGGAATCTCCACAGCAGCTGGAGTGCCCGACTTCAGATCACCAGCAACAGGCCTCTACGACAAACTGGCGCCATTAAAACTTCCCTTCCCGGAAgccatcttccacatcaactATTTCCGACACACGCCAGAACCATTCTACGCGATAGCGAGAGCCCGCAATCCCAAAAACCTCCAACCAACAATTTCGCACGCATTTCTGGCCTTGCTGGCTAAGAAGAACCTGCTGGATTTTGTGTTCACGCAGAACATCGATGGCCTTGAGCTGGATGCCGGTGTCCCCGCCGAGAAAGTACTTTCCTGTCATGGGAACTGGAAGAGTCAGCGATGTCATAAATGCAAGACACCATACCCGGATGGACCTATGGCTGAGGCAATTGAGACAGGGCAGGTGCCGTACTGCCAGGTCCCAGATTGTGGTGGCGCGGTCAAACCGgatgttgttttctttggggAACCTCTTCCCGCCGCCTTTGAAGttgaggagaagagggtatTTGGCGCAGACTTGATGATTGTTATGGGGACAAGTCTCAAGGTGGCGCCATGTGCAAGACTTCCCCGTCAGGTGAAAGAGGGAACACCCAGATTGCTCGTCAATATGGTGCAGGTCGGGGATTTTGGGACCCGACCTTCGGACGTGTGTATCCTTGGGTCGTGTGATGACGGTGTGCGGCAGCTGGCTGATTCATTGGGTTGGAgagaagagctggagagCCTTTGGACACATGCTGTCGCTGGTAAGCAAGTGGAAGTGAACACAGATGATGTGAAGACTTTGGATGAGTGTATTGAAGAGCTGGcggagagaatgagaatTGCAGGGAAGATCTCAGATGGGCATAAGAGAATGCTAGAGAAGCACTTGGAGGAAAAGTTTGCGAATGTCCTTCCTAAGCCTCCTATTAGTTGA